A window of the Gossypium arboreum isolate Shixiya-1 chromosome 2, ASM2569848v2, whole genome shotgun sequence genome harbors these coding sequences:
- the LOC108466548 gene encoding xylan glycosyltransferase MUCI21-like, producing MVQHQRYNQLKNGGDEEAATLVFVWTDRGYYRRRRPKILSFLLLSLLACGFILAPHFFSFSSALSHLYFFGVQNDGLAGDLYVNAPLCSSISNGSVCCDRSHFRSDICFMKGDIRTHSPSSSVFLYSPKNSDDDASSTVDGDELQHEKIKPYTRKWETSVMATIDELNLISKRRNSDVDHSCDVIHDVPAVIFSTGGYTGNVYHEFNDGIIPLYITSQQFNKEVVFVILEYHDWWVMKYADILPHLSSYPPIDFNGDNRTHCFTEAITGLRIHDELTVDPTLMKNNESIVDFRNLLDRAYRPRITGLIRKAQEKTSGCALATPKRMHNQQKKPKLVILSRKGSRAITNQNILVKAAEEIGFEVHVLRPEPTTELAKIYMELNSSDAMIGVHGAAMTHFLFMRPRCSVFIQVIPLGTDWAAETYYGEPARKLGLKYIGYKISRRESSLVDEYDKDDPVLTDPSSLNQKGWEYTKKIYLERQNVKLDLTRFRKRLLRAYDYITGIHLQSQHLA from the exons ATGGTGCAGCATCAGCGTTACAATCAGTTGAAAAATGGTGGAGATGAAGAGGCAGCAACCCTTGTTTTCGTGTGGACGGACCGTGGTTATTACAGGAGAAGAAGGCCTAAGATTCTCTCTttccttttactttctcttcttgCTTGTGGCTTCATATTGGCTCCTCACTTCTTTAGCTTTTCTTCTGCTTTATCTCATCTCT ATTTTTTTGGTGTACAAAATGACGGCCTTGCTGGTGATTTATATGTAAATGCTCCTCTTTGTTCTTCAATCTCTAATG GTTCAGTTTGCTGTGACAGAAGCCATTTTCGATCTGATATTTGTTTTATGAAAGGTGACATAAGAACACATTCTCCCAGCTCTTCGGTTTTCCTTTATTCACCAAAAAATAGCGACGATGACGCTTCAAGTACGGTTGATGGTGATGAACTTCAACACGAAAAGATCAAACCTTATACCCGAAAATGGGAAACGAGTGTAATGGCCACCATTGATGAATTGAACCTTATCTCAAAGAGACGAAATTCGGACGTTGACCATTCTTGTGACGTAATTCATGATGTTCCAGCAGTTATCTTCTCAACTGGAGGCTATACAGGCAACGTTTATCATGAGTTCAATGATGGGATCATCCCCCTGTACATCACTTCGCAGCAATTTAACAAGGAGGTGGTGTTTGTGATCCTTGAATATCATGATTGGTGGGTTATGAAGTATGCTGACATCCTTCCACATCTCTCCAGTTATCCACCAATAGACTTCAATGGAGACAATCGAACCCATTGCTTTACTGAGGCAATAACTGGGCTTAGAATCCATGATGAGCTCACTGTGGACCCCACATTGATGAAGAACAATGAGAGTATTGTGGATTTTCGAAACCTTCTCGATAGAGCTTACCGACCCAGAATTACAGGTTTGATACGAAAAGCACAGGAGAAGACATCAGGGTGCGCATTAGCTACCCCAAAAAGGATGCACAATCAACAAAAGAAACCAAAGTTGGTGATATTGTCTCGGAAAGGTTCTAGAGCAATAACTAACCAAAACATTTTGGTGAAAGCAGCCGAGGAAATTGGGTTTGAGGTTCATGTTTTAAGGCCGGAGCCAACAACGGAATTAGCAAAGATTTACATGGAACTTAATTCAAGCGATGCCATGATTGGTGTCCATGGTGCTGCCATGACTCATTTCCTGTTCATGAGACCTCGCTGCTCGGTTTTCATTCAAGTGATCCCCCTAGGAACAGACTGGGCAGCTGAGACATACTACGGGGAGCCAGCAAGGAAGCTTGGTTTGAAGTATATTGGGTACAAAATCAGCCGTAGAGAGAGCTCATTGGTTGATGAATATGATAAAGACGATCCCGTTCTCACAGACCCTTCTAGTTTAAATCAAAAGGGATGGGAATACACCAAGAAAATCTATCTTGAGCGTCAAAACGTAAAATTAGACCTCACCAGATTCCGGAAGCGCCTTCTTCGTGCTTATGACTATATTACTGGAATCCATCTCCAGTCTCAGCATTTGGCTTAA